A genomic segment from Propioniciclava sp. MC1595 encodes:
- a CDS encoding UDP-N-acetylmuramoyl-L-alanyl-D-glutamate--2,6-diaminopimelate ligase — translation MMPSVTSDPSALRPSAAPGLPLAHLLPGASGVLTGVAFDSRAVAPGDLYVGLPGARAHGASFAAQAAAAGALAVLTDAAGAALAEPAGLPVLTVDDPRAAMAPLAADVYGRPGEALDLFAVTGTNGKTSTVFLLEAALAALGRTVATIGTIGFRVAGRPLEVARTTVTTPEAPDLQALLAVLRERGADTVAMEVSSHALALHRADALTFDAAGFTMLGQDHLEFHHTLEEYFAAKARLFVDGRTRAAVVNTDDPWGRRLAALARADGTRVVTTLAADADLRVVVAEPLPDGGSRVRLAHPGGETVFDLSMLGSFNVANAVTALGLVHAAGLDVDAAAAGLAAAQVPGRMQRVDLGPDAPHAVVDFAHTPQAVAAALAALPRTGRRIAVLGAGGDRDPSKRGPMGRAAAEAADLVVVTDDNPRSEEPAAIRAAVLAGAREAGGAEVVDGGDRRAAIARALRLARPADWVAVLGKGHETGQDVAGVISPFDDVAVIRETWGE, via the coding sequence ATGATGCCTTCCGTGACGTCCGACCCGAGCGCCCTGCGGCCCTCCGCCGCACCCGGACTGCCCCTGGCACACCTGCTGCCGGGGGCATCAGGTGTCCTCACCGGCGTGGCCTTCGACTCCCGTGCGGTGGCCCCGGGCGACCTCTACGTCGGGCTGCCGGGGGCGCGGGCGCACGGCGCCTCCTTCGCCGCCCAGGCCGCGGCCGCCGGGGCGCTGGCCGTGCTCACGGACGCCGCAGGTGCAGCCCTCGCCGAGCCCGCCGGCCTGCCCGTCCTGACCGTCGACGACCCGCGGGCCGCGATGGCGCCGCTGGCCGCCGACGTGTACGGGCGTCCGGGGGAGGCCCTCGACCTGTTCGCCGTGACCGGCACCAACGGCAAGACCTCCACCGTGTTCCTCCTCGAGGCCGCGCTGGCCGCCCTCGGCCGCACGGTGGCCACGATCGGGACCATCGGGTTCCGGGTGGCCGGGCGGCCCCTCGAGGTGGCCCGCACCACCGTCACCACACCCGAGGCGCCCGACCTCCAGGCCCTCCTCGCGGTCCTGCGCGAGCGGGGGGCCGACACCGTCGCCATGGAGGTCAGCAGCCACGCGCTGGCCCTCCACCGCGCGGACGCCCTCACCTTCGACGCCGCCGGCTTCACCATGCTGGGCCAGGACCACCTCGAGTTCCACCACACGCTCGAGGAGTACTTCGCGGCGAAGGCCCGCCTGTTCGTCGACGGGCGCACCCGCGCCGCCGTCGTGAACACCGACGATCCCTGGGGGCGTCGCCTCGCCGCCCTCGCCCGCGCCGACGGCACCCGGGTGGTCACCACGCTGGCCGCCGACGCCGACCTGCGCGTGGTGGTGGCCGAGCCGCTGCCCGATGGCGGATCCCGCGTCCGCCTCGCCCACCCGGGCGGCGAGACGGTCTTCGACCTCTCCATGCTGGGCAGCTTCAACGTCGCGAACGCCGTCACCGCGCTCGGCCTCGTGCACGCGGCCGGCCTCGACGTGGACGCCGCGGCCGCCGGGCTCGCCGCGGCCCAGGTCCCGGGCCGGATGCAGCGCGTCGACCTGGGGCCGGACGCCCCGCACGCCGTGGTCGACTTCGCCCACACCCCGCAGGCCGTGGCCGCCGCCCTGGCGGCGCTGCCGCGCACCGGACGCCGCATCGCCGTGCTCGGCGCCGGCGGCGACCGCGACCCGAGCAAGCGCGGCCCGATGGGGCGCGCCGCCGCGGAGGCGGCCGACCTGGTCGTCGTCACCGACGACAACCCGCGCAGCGAGGAACCGGCCGCGATCCGGGCCGCCGTGCTGGCCGGTGCCCGGGAGGCCGGAGGCGCCGAGGTCGTCGACGGCGGCGACCGCCGCGCCGCGATCGCGCGGGCCCTGCGCCTGGCCCGGCCCGCCGACTGGGTGGCGGTGCTCGGCAAGGGCCACGAGACGGGGCAGGACGTCGCCGGCGTCATCAGCCCGTTCGACGACGTCGCGGTGATCCGCGAGACCTGGGGGGAGTGA
- the murF gene encoding UDP-N-acetylmuramoyl-tripeptide--D-alanyl-D-alanine ligase — protein sequence MTLDELARATGGRLVRAADPGARVGPDVVIDSRRATPGSVFVAIPGERVDGHDYLDAAASGGAAAALTAREVDADLAQVVVDDPVAALQRLARHTVDAGHAGGLVVVGVTGSSGKTSTKDLIGQVLGRFGATVVPPGSFNNEIGAPLTACRVDGATRFLVAEMGARGIGHVRALTEVTPPDIGAVLNVGHAHVGEFGSVEGIAQAKGELVEALDADGWAVLNAADPLVAAMASRRRARVAWFADAGEPEGGDLRVWASDVVADDLQRFSFTLHADGAVTGSEPVALGVLGRHNVANALAAAAVALAAGCDLPGVAEALTSARPQSRWRMELVTRADGLAILNDAYNANPDSMAAALTSLAGLRRDGGRVVAAVGDMLELGDTSAQAHRAVGELAARLGVDEVLAIGAFGNHVIDGVAAGGGRGQYLEGKDELTRHLRASLGPRDVVLVKASRGLALETVAEALAGADDEGESHR from the coding sequence ATCACGCTCGACGAGCTGGCCCGCGCGACGGGCGGGCGCCTGGTCCGCGCCGCCGACCCCGGTGCCCGCGTGGGGCCCGACGTCGTCATCGACTCCCGCCGGGCCACGCCCGGCTCGGTCTTCGTCGCCATCCCGGGCGAGCGCGTCGACGGCCACGACTACCTGGACGCCGCGGCGTCCGGGGGTGCGGCCGCCGCGCTGACCGCCCGCGAGGTGGACGCCGACCTGGCCCAGGTGGTCGTCGACGACCCGGTCGCCGCCCTGCAGCGCCTGGCGCGGCACACCGTCGACGCCGGCCACGCCGGTGGCCTCGTGGTCGTCGGGGTGACCGGTTCCTCGGGCAAGACCTCGACCAAGGACCTCATCGGGCAGGTGCTCGGCCGCTTCGGCGCGACCGTGGTGCCGCCCGGCTCGTTCAACAACGAGATCGGGGCGCCGCTGACCGCCTGCCGCGTGGACGGCGCCACCCGCTTCCTCGTCGCCGAGATGGGCGCGCGCGGCATCGGCCACGTGCGCGCGCTCACGGAGGTCACCCCGCCCGACATCGGCGCGGTCCTCAACGTCGGCCACGCCCACGTGGGGGAGTTCGGCTCCGTGGAGGGCATCGCGCAGGCCAAGGGCGAGCTCGTCGAGGCGCTGGACGCCGACGGCTGGGCCGTCCTCAACGCCGCCGACCCCCTCGTCGCCGCCATGGCGTCGCGGAGGCGCGCCCGCGTCGCCTGGTTCGCCGACGCCGGCGAGCCGGAGGGGGGCGACCTGCGCGTGTGGGCGTCCGATGTCGTCGCCGACGACCTGCAGCGCTTCTCGTTCACCCTCCACGCCGACGGCGCCGTCACCGGCAGCGAGCCGGTGGCCCTGGGCGTCCTCGGTCGCCACAACGTGGCCAACGCGCTGGCCGCCGCCGCGGTTGCGCTGGCGGCCGGCTGCGACCTGCCGGGCGTGGCGGAGGCCCTCACCAGCGCGCGCCCACAGTCGCGCTGGCGCATGGAGCTGGTCACCCGCGCCGACGGCCTGGCCATCCTCAACGACGCCTACAACGCCAACCCCGACTCCATGGCCGCCGCCCTGACCAGCCTCGCCGGCCTGCGCCGCGACGGCGGCCGGGTCGTCGCCGCGGTGGGGGACATGCTGGAGCTCGGCGACACCTCCGCACAGGCACACCGCGCGGTGGGGGAGCTCGCCGCGCGCCTGGGGGTCGACGAGGTCCTGGCGATCGGCGCGTTTGGCAACCACGTCATCGACGGAGTTGCCGCCGGGGGCGGTCGCGGCCAGTATCTAGAGGGCAAGGACGAGCTCACGCGCCACCTGCGCGCGAGCCTGGGTCCTCGCGATGTGGTGCTGGTCAAGGCGTCCCGCGGCCTCGCACTCGAGACCGTGGCGGAGGCCCTGGCGGGCGCCGACGACGAAGGAGAATCCCACCGATGA
- the mraY gene encoding phospho-N-acetylmuramoyl-pentapeptide-transferase, whose translation MIMMLLAGALGLVGTLVGTRLAIHVLVSRGYGQYVRDDGPKEHLKKAGTPTMGGIAIILSVLLAYTLAHLILWRPPTVSGLLLLGLFTGLGFVGFLDDWIKISRARSLGLNSKAKLILQTLIAVAFGYAAFQFPNERGLTPASTYVSFLRDIQWLDLGPWLGLAWIVFIIAALSNGVNLSDGLDGLATGLSTMVFAAFALVNLWQYNQWCATLSTTGPLCYEVRDPNDLAAISMALAGACFGFLWWNASPAKIFMGDSGSLALGGAVAGLAILTRTELLVVILGGMFVLITLSVVLQVGFFKLSKGKRLFKMAPLHHHFEMVGWAEQTVVVRFWIICGIFVALGTGIFYAEWVVNL comes from the coding sequence ATGATCATGATGCTGCTGGCCGGCGCGCTCGGCCTCGTCGGGACACTCGTGGGCACCCGTCTGGCCATCCACGTCCTGGTGAGCCGCGGGTACGGGCAGTACGTCCGTGACGACGGCCCCAAGGAGCACCTGAAGAAGGCGGGCACGCCCACGATGGGCGGCATCGCGATCATCCTCAGCGTCCTGCTGGCCTACACGCTCGCGCACCTGATCCTGTGGCGGCCCCCGACCGTGTCCGGCCTGCTCCTGCTCGGGCTGTTCACCGGCCTGGGCTTCGTGGGCTTCCTCGACGACTGGATCAAGATCTCCCGCGCCCGCAGCCTCGGCCTCAACAGCAAGGCCAAGCTGATCCTGCAGACGCTGATCGCGGTGGCGTTCGGTTATGCGGCCTTCCAGTTCCCCAACGAGCGCGGCCTCACGCCCGCCTCGACCTACGTGTCGTTCCTGCGCGACATCCAGTGGCTCGACCTGGGGCCGTGGCTCGGCCTGGCCTGGATCGTCTTCATCATCGCGGCGCTCTCCAACGGCGTGAACCTCTCCGACGGCCTCGACGGCCTCGCCACCGGCCTGTCCACCATGGTGTTCGCCGCCTTCGCGCTGGTGAACCTGTGGCAGTACAACCAGTGGTGCGCGACCCTGTCGACCACCGGCCCGCTGTGCTACGAGGTGCGCGACCCCAACGACCTGGCCGCCATCTCCATGGCGCTGGCCGGCGCCTGCTTCGGCTTCCTGTGGTGGAACGCCTCCCCGGCCAAGATCTTCATGGGCGACTCGGGCTCGCTGGCCCTCGGCGGTGCCGTCGCCGGCCTGGCGATCCTCACCCGCACCGAGCTGCTCGTCGTCATCCTCGGCGGCATGTTCGTGCTCATCACCCTGTCGGTGGTCCTCCAGGTGGGCTTCTTCAAGCTGTCCAAGGGCAAGCGCCTGTTCAAGATGGCGCCCCTGCACCACCACTTCGAGATGGTCGGCTGGGCCGAGCAGACCGTCGTCGTCCGCTTCTGGATCATCTGCGGCATCTTCGTCGCGCTCGGCACCGGCATCTTCTACGCCGAATGGGTGGTGAACCTGTGA
- the murD gene encoding UDP-N-acetylmuramoyl-L-alanine--D-glutamate ligase, translated as MGGEPVTLDWIASADRLSPWREATVVVAGLGTSGYAAADGLMALGAGRIVVLDEADTPANRDKAELLRALDVEVTLGAGATGTLPEGVHLVVTSPGWRPTAPLLVQAAERGVPVWGEVELAWRMMQPDRVVPWLGITGTNGKTTTTNMLESMLLAAGLKAAAVGNVGRPIIEAILDEVDYDVFAVELSSFQLHWSDTLALHSAAVLNLQADHLEWYAHEDDPYAAYAADKAKIYERVTHSCVYNVADPATEKMVEEADVTEGARAIGFRLEVPAPSMLGVVDDLLVDRAFVEQRRDSAMPLAELSDVRPFAPHNVENALAAAALARSFGVPPQAVAQGLRDLEIGDHRIQTVAEGGGVRWVDDSKATNPHAAASSMRAFDSIVWIAGGQAKGTSFDHLVTTYGPKLKGAVLLGVDRAVIAGALARHAPDVPVIVIDNGETGAMAEAVAAAAGLASPGDTVLLAPGCASRDMWTGYDARGRDFTEAARARAQD; from the coding sequence ATGGGTGGTGAACCTGTGACCCTCGACTGGATCGCGTCCGCCGACCGCCTCTCCCCGTGGCGCGAGGCCACGGTCGTGGTGGCAGGCCTCGGCACCTCCGGCTACGCGGCCGCCGACGGGCTCATGGCCCTGGGCGCCGGCCGGATCGTCGTGCTCGACGAGGCCGACACCCCCGCCAACCGCGACAAGGCCGAGCTGCTGCGCGCGCTCGACGTCGAGGTCACCCTCGGCGCCGGAGCGACGGGCACCCTGCCCGAGGGCGTCCACCTCGTCGTCACCTCGCCCGGGTGGCGCCCGACCGCGCCGCTGCTGGTGCAGGCGGCCGAGCGGGGCGTCCCGGTGTGGGGCGAGGTCGAGCTGGCCTGGCGCATGATGCAGCCCGACCGCGTGGTGCCGTGGCTCGGCATCACCGGCACCAACGGCAAGACCACGACCACGAACATGCTCGAGTCGATGCTGCTGGCCGCCGGCCTCAAAGCCGCCGCCGTGGGCAACGTCGGACGCCCCATCATCGAGGCGATCCTCGACGAGGTCGACTACGACGTGTTCGCCGTGGAGCTGTCGAGCTTCCAGCTGCACTGGTCCGACACGCTGGCCCTGCACTCGGCCGCCGTCCTCAACCTGCAGGCCGACCACCTGGAGTGGTACGCCCACGAGGACGACCCCTACGCGGCCTACGCCGCCGACAAGGCGAAGATCTACGAGCGGGTGACGCACTCCTGCGTCTACAACGTCGCCGACCCGGCCACCGAGAAGATGGTCGAGGAGGCCGACGTCACCGAGGGCGCCCGGGCGATCGGGTTCCGCCTCGAGGTGCCGGCCCCGTCGATGCTCGGCGTCGTCGACGACCTCCTGGTCGACCGCGCGTTCGTCGAGCAGCGCCGCGACTCGGCGATGCCGCTGGCCGAGCTCTCCGACGTCCGCCCGTTCGCGCCGCACAACGTGGAGAACGCGCTGGCCGCGGCCGCGCTGGCCCGCAGCTTCGGCGTCCCGCCCCAAGCGGTCGCGCAGGGGCTGCGCGACCTCGAGATCGGCGACCACCGGATCCAGACCGTGGCCGAGGGCGGCGGTGTGCGCTGGGTCGACGACTCCAAGGCGACCAACCCGCACGCCGCGGCGTCCTCGATGCGCGCGTTCGACTCGATCGTGTGGATCGCCGGCGGACAGGCCAAGGGCACCTCCTTCGACCATCTCGTCACCACCTACGGCCCCAAGCTGAAGGGCGCGGTGCTGCTTGGCGTCGACCGCGCGGTGATCGCCGGCGCGCTTGCCCGACACGCGCCCGACGTCCCGGTGATCGTGATCGACAACGGCGAGACTGGGGCCATGGCCGAGGCAGTCGCTGCCGCGGCGGGCCTGGCTTCCCCGGGCGACACGGTCCTCCTGGCGCCCGGATGTGCCAGCAGGGACATGTGGACCGGGTACGACGCCCGCGGGCGCGACTTCACCGAGGCGGCCCGGGCCCGGGCACAGGACTAG
- the ftsW gene encoding putative lipid II flippase FtsW — protein sequence MAILTPSRPPKPSSARRKGRENTIADTASGWLSHPMADVVLVTVPTAILLGLGALMVWSASTVFAYRQFGDAFYFMERHLVFLVVALIAGFVASRVPPEKLRALGWVAFGLAALLLCLTFVPGLGYGVGGNKNWLNFGGPGQMLRLQPAELAKLALVVWGSAVLANKRKLLNEPKHLLVPFVPFSLLLIGLVVLQRDLGTAIILGALMLAILWCVGAPLKVLGGMMAMIVVAAGVLVTFNESRVARILGFLDPTSDPTGINHQPLQALYGLASGGWLGVGLGRSRQKWGSLAEAHTDYVLAIIGEELGLIGTLLVLGLFVMLAWAGVRIALRGSTFFTRWVAAGITAWLLMQASINILVVLGLLPVLGVPLPFLSYGGSALLANVMAVGILVACARDEPEAKAWLRRRAKAKAPRRRLSAILPARRPS from the coding sequence GTGGCGATCCTGACCCCCAGCAGGCCCCCCAAGCCGTCGAGCGCCCGCCGCAAGGGTCGCGAGAACACCATCGCCGACACGGCCTCGGGCTGGCTGTCGCACCCGATGGCCGACGTGGTCCTGGTCACCGTGCCCACCGCCATCCTGCTCGGCCTCGGCGCCCTCATGGTGTGGTCGGCGTCCACGGTCTTCGCGTACCGCCAGTTCGGGGACGCCTTCTACTTCATGGAGCGCCACCTGGTCTTCCTGGTCGTGGCGCTGATCGCCGGCTTCGTGGCCTCGCGGGTGCCGCCCGAGAAGCTCCGCGCCCTGGGTTGGGTGGCCTTCGGGCTCGCCGCGTTGTTGCTGTGCCTTACCTTCGTGCCCGGCCTGGGCTACGGCGTCGGCGGCAACAAGAACTGGCTCAACTTCGGCGGCCCCGGCCAGATGCTCCGGCTGCAGCCCGCCGAGCTGGCCAAGCTGGCCCTGGTGGTGTGGGGCAGCGCGGTGCTGGCCAACAAGCGGAAGCTGCTCAACGAACCCAAGCACCTGCTGGTGCCGTTCGTCCCGTTCTCCCTGCTGCTCATCGGCCTCGTCGTCCTCCAGCGCGACCTCGGCACCGCGATCATCCTCGGCGCCCTCATGCTCGCGATCCTGTGGTGCGTGGGCGCACCGCTGAAGGTGCTGGGCGGCATGATGGCCATGATCGTCGTGGCCGCGGGCGTGCTCGTCACCTTCAACGAGTCACGCGTCGCCCGCATCCTGGGCTTCCTCGACCCGACGTCCGACCCGACCGGCATCAACCACCAGCCGCTGCAGGCCCTCTACGGGCTGGCTAGCGGCGGCTGGCTGGGCGTGGGCCTCGGGCGCAGCCGCCAGAAGTGGGGCAGCCTGGCCGAGGCTCACACCGACTACGTGCTCGCGATCATCGGCGAGGAGCTCGGCCTCATCGGCACCCTCCTCGTGCTCGGCCTGTTCGTCATGCTCGCCTGGGCCGGCGTCCGGATCGCCCTGCGCGGCTCCACCTTCTTCACCCGCTGGGTCGCGGCCGGCATCACCGCCTGGCTGCTCATGCAGGCCTCGATCAACATCCTCGTGGTGCTGGGCCTGCTGCCCGTGCTGGGCGTCCCGCTGCCGTTCCTGTCGTACGGTGGGTCGGCGCTGCTGGCCAACGTCATGGCCGTCGGCATTCTCGTGGCCTGCGCGCGCGACGAGCCCGAGGCGAAGGCCTGGCTGCGGCGACGCGCCAAGGCGAAGGCACCCCGGCGCAGGCTGTCGGCGATCCTGCCGGCCCGCCGCCCGTCCTGA
- the murG gene encoding undecaprenyldiphospho-muramoylpentapeptide beta-N-acetylglucosaminyltransferase encodes MVSIVLAGGGTAGHTSPLIATAERLREAHPGVRLTCVGTPKGLESRVIPAAGLELRMIPPVPLPRKATPELLRVPGRLAGAVQQAIGILDDVDADAVVGFGGYVSLPVYLAALARRVPVVLHEQNAVPGLANKIAARFAKVVAVSFPKTPLPHARFVGLPVRAAITDLDPVADRAAAREALGFGSDRPLLLVSGGSQGAVAINKATEAARAELLAAGVDILHVLGPKNLTDAHTTIEDPGTGARYVPVGYVDAMEQAYAAADLMVGRSGAGTVVETATVGLPVVFVPLPHGNGEQARNADFIVEADAGVVVPNSEFDGPRLLAEALPLLTDPQRLTGMRERLAGLVPRDAAADLARLVLEQAGA; translated from the coding sequence ATGGTTTCGATCGTCCTGGCCGGCGGGGGCACCGCCGGCCACACCTCGCCGCTCATCGCGACGGCCGAGCGGCTGCGTGAGGCGCACCCCGGCGTCCGGCTGACCTGTGTCGGCACGCCGAAGGGCCTGGAGTCCCGGGTGATCCCGGCCGCCGGCCTCGAACTGCGGATGATCCCGCCGGTCCCGCTCCCGCGGAAGGCGACCCCCGAGCTGCTCCGCGTCCCCGGACGCCTCGCGGGTGCCGTCCAGCAGGCCATCGGCATCCTCGATGACGTGGACGCGGACGCCGTCGTCGGCTTCGGCGGTTACGTCTCCCTGCCGGTGTACCTCGCCGCCCTCGCGCGGCGCGTCCCGGTCGTGCTCCACGAGCAGAACGCGGTGCCCGGGCTGGCCAACAAGATCGCGGCGCGCTTCGCCAAGGTGGTCGCGGTCTCCTTCCCGAAGACGCCCCTGCCGCACGCCCGCTTCGTCGGCCTGCCCGTCCGGGCCGCCATCACCGACCTCGACCCGGTCGCCGACCGCGCGGCCGCCCGCGAGGCGCTGGGCTTCGGCAGCGACCGCCCGCTTCTGCTCGTCTCGGGCGGTTCGCAGGGCGCGGTGGCGATCAACAAGGCCACCGAGGCGGCGCGCGCCGAGCTCCTGGCCGCGGGGGTCGACATCCTGCACGTGCTCGGCCCGAAGAACCTCACCGACGCGCACACCACGATCGAGGACCCGGGCACGGGCGCCCGCTACGTACCGGTCGGCTACGTCGATGCCATGGAGCAGGCCTACGCCGCCGCCGACCTGATGGTCGGGCGCTCGGGGGCCGGCACGGTGGTCGAGACCGCGACGGTCGGACTCCCGGTCGTGTTCGTCCCCCTCCCGCACGGCAACGGGGAGCAGGCGCGCAACGCCGACTTCATCGTCGAGGCCGACGCCGGGGTCGTGGTGCCGAACAGCGAGTTCGACGGCCCGCGCCTGCTGGCCGAGGCGCTGCCGCTGCTGACCGACCCCCAGCGGCTCACCGGGATGCGCGAGCGCCTGGCCGGGCTCGTCCCGCGCGACGCCGCCGCCGACCTGGCCCGCCTCGTCCTCGAGCAGGCGGGTGCCTGA
- the murC gene encoding UDP-N-acetylmuramate--L-alanine ligase translates to MPLVQPVDLVPAAEVGPVHFIAIGGAGMSGIAQAYADLGLEVSGSDRDDSAALRKLAAAGVRTHVGHDAAQLGDARTVVVSSAIKPGNPELDEAHRRGLRVWHRSAALGALMLGRRGVAITGTHGKTTTTGMVATMLTRLGTDPGYVIGSPLATTGESAALGTGEAFVVEADESDGSFLQYPAQVVVITNIEADHLDNWGTPAAYVDGFVRLGSAEGVEVVVMTADEPVSREVADTLRGLGRTVVTYGESADADVRLTQLELTPDVTAATLTAADDTGRLALAVPGRYNLHNATAAYAVGRALALPGPALREALGTFTGTHRRFEAKGEVGGVRVFDDYAHHPTEVAALLRAARPRVVEGGRLVACFQPHLFSRTRDFLDEFAAALSLADEVVVCGIYPAREEAADFPGVTATALADRVRALGHDATVVEDLADVAPILADLVRPGDLVLTIGAGSITTAGPALVALLEERA, encoded by the coding sequence ATGCCCCTGGTGCAGCCCGTCGACCTGGTCCCGGCCGCCGAGGTCGGGCCCGTCCACTTCATCGCCATCGGCGGCGCCGGCATGAGCGGCATCGCCCAGGCCTACGCCGACCTGGGGCTCGAGGTCTCCGGCTCGGACCGCGACGACTCCGCCGCGCTCCGCAAGCTGGCCGCGGCCGGCGTCCGCACCCATGTCGGCCACGACGCCGCCCAACTGGGGGACGCGCGCACCGTCGTGGTGTCGTCGGCGATCAAGCCCGGCAACCCCGAGCTGGACGAGGCCCACCGCCGCGGCCTGCGCGTCTGGCACCGGTCCGCGGCCCTCGGGGCCCTCATGCTCGGACGCCGCGGCGTCGCCATCACCGGGACCCACGGCAAGACCACGACCACCGGGATGGTGGCCACCATGCTGACCCGACTCGGGACCGACCCCGGCTACGTGATCGGCTCGCCCCTGGCCACGACGGGGGAGAGCGCGGCGCTCGGCACCGGCGAGGCCTTCGTGGTCGAGGCCGACGAGTCCGACGGCTCCTTCCTGCAGTACCCGGCCCAGGTCGTGGTGATCACCAACATCGAGGCCGACCACCTCGACAACTGGGGCACGCCCGCCGCCTACGTCGACGGCTTCGTGCGGCTCGGCTCGGCCGAGGGCGTCGAGGTCGTCGTGATGACCGCCGACGAACCCGTCTCCCGGGAGGTGGCCGACACCCTGCGCGGGCTCGGCCGCACCGTGGTGACCTACGGCGAGTCCGCCGACGCCGACGTGCGCCTGACCCAGCTCGAGCTCACCCCCGACGTGACGGCGGCCACGCTGACCGCCGCCGACGACACCGGACGCCTCGCGCTGGCCGTCCCCGGCCGCTACAACCTGCACAACGCGACGGCCGCCTACGCCGTGGGCCGCGCGCTCGCCCTGCCCGGTCCCGCCCTGCGCGAGGCGCTGGGCACCTTCACCGGCACCCACCGCCGCTTCGAGGCCAAGGGCGAGGTCGGCGGCGTGCGCGTCTTCGACGACTACGCCCACCACCCGACCGAGGTCGCCGCGCTGCTGCGGGCGGCCCGGCCCCGGGTCGTCGAGGGTGGACGCCTCGTGGCCTGCTTCCAGCCCCACCTGTTCAGCCGCACGCGCGACTTCCTGGACGAGTTCGCCGCGGCGCTGTCCCTGGCCGACGAGGTCGTCGTCTGCGGCATCTACCCCGCCCGCGAGGAGGCGGCCGACTTCCCGGGCGTCACGGCGACCGCGCTCGCCGACCGCGTGCGCGCGCTGGGGCACGACGCCACCGTGGTCGAGGATCTCGCCGACGTCGCCCCGATTCTGGCCGACCTCGTCCGACCGGGTGACCTCGTGCTGACCATCGGCGCGGGCAGCATCACCACGGCCGGTCCGGCCCTGGTCGCCCTGCTGGAGGAGCGGGCGTGA
- a CDS encoding cell division protein FtsQ/DivIB, with product MTEPLVDVTGARRRRARARLRRRLVVAGIVAGVLAVIGGVAWVVLGSPWLAVREVRVEGATLVPVDQVVAAAAVPLGTPLARVNAAAAEARVTGTLPAVASVHATRAWPDAVLLTVTEWTPQLVLELPGTWVWVSGEGRSFHTSEERPEGVMVARGGLADENVLATLAAVATSLPGEVRSQAEYIQADTVDSVTITLEDGRRILWGSAEEAELKADVVVPLLKVEAKEYDVSAPTHPTTR from the coding sequence GTGACTGAACCGCTGGTCGACGTCACCGGGGCCCGCCGCCGGCGCGCCCGGGCGAGGCTGAGGCGCCGCCTCGTCGTCGCCGGGATCGTGGCGGGGGTCCTTGCCGTCATCGGCGGCGTGGCGTGGGTCGTGCTGGGCTCGCCGTGGCTGGCCGTGCGCGAGGTGCGCGTCGAGGGCGCGACGCTGGTCCCGGTCGACCAGGTCGTGGCCGCGGCTGCCGTCCCGCTGGGGACGCCGCTGGCGCGGGTGAACGCCGCGGCCGCCGAGGCGCGGGTGACCGGCACGCTGCCCGCGGTCGCGTCCGTCCACGCCACGCGGGCCTGGCCCGACGCCGTCCTGCTCACGGTCACCGAATGGACGCCGCAGCTCGTGCTGGAGCTGCCCGGCACGTGGGTGTGGGTCTCCGGGGAGGGCCGGTCGTTCCACACGAGCGAGGAGCGCCCGGAGGGCGTCATGGTCGCCCGGGGCGGGCTGGCCGACGAGAACGTCCTCGCGACGCTGGCCGCCGTGGCGACGAGCCTGCCCGGCGAGGTGCGGTCCCAGGCCGAGTACATCCAGGCCGACACCGTGGACTCGGTGACGATCACCCTCGAGGACGGACGCAGGATCCTGTGGGGAAGCGCCGAGGAGGCCGAGCTCAAGGCGGACGTCGTCGTGCCGCTGCTGAAGGTGGAGGCCAAGGAGTACGACGTCTCCGCGCCCACCCACCCGACCACCCGGTGA